ATTGGATTGAAGGGGATGCCAATCAGCAGCGGGCACTAAACAATGCTCCTTGGAATTCAGAAAAGATTATTAAAAAGGGAGGTAAAACGCTGATCTTTGCCTTGATCTCTTTGATGATTGGACATTTGGTGATGGCTTATTTGATAGGTGTGGACCAGGTGATAGAAGTAGTTACCCAGCCACCTTCAGCTCATATGGCCGGATTTATTGGTCTAATAGCTTTTTCGGGAATTTTCATGTTTGTGTTTTCTTGGTTTCGGGAGCAAGCTTGCTTGGTAGTTTGTCCTTATGGAAGACTTCAAGGGGTTTTATTGGATGATAATTCCATTAATGTAATGTATGATTTTGTGAGAGGAGAGCCTCGGGGACCCATTCGAAAAACCAAGTTAGAGGAAGAACCTAAAGGCGACTGTGTAGACTGCAATTTATGCGTTCAGGTATGTCCTACCGGTATAGATATCCGTAATGGCATTCAAATGGAATGTGTCAATTGTACGGCTTGTATTGATGCATGTGATGAGGTGATGGAGAAAGTTGACAGACCTAAAGGCTTGATCCGATATGCTTCAAATAATAGTATAAAGAAAGGTTTTCAGAAATTGATTACAGGAAGGGTTAAAGCTTATTCTGTAATATTATTGATTTTAGTAGGAGCATTTATCGCTTTGATTTCTACCCGTGAGCCAATCAATGGAACTGTAACTAGATTTCCTGGTATGACTTTTCAAGAAAGGGAAGATGGTAGAGTTTCTAACTTGTATGAAATCACTTTGATAAATAAGACTTTTGAACCACAAAAAGTGGTCCTCGAGCCACTTGCTGAAGGGATGGATTTAGAGGTTGTTGGAGATACTCACTGGACTCTAGAGCCTCAGTCAAAGTTTGAGGGAAGGTTTTTTCTAGTTAGAAATCAGAGTGATGTAAAAGTAAATCAAGAGGAGGTACATTTAAAATTGAGTGCAGAGGGAGAAGAGTATGGGGACATTAAAACTAATTTCATGGCTCCAGTAAATAAATAGCTAAAAGAATTGATATGAATTGGGGAAAAGGAATCATGTTATCCATTATAGGATTTATTTGCGTCGTCATGACGATGGTGGTAATATCTGTACGAATGGATGGGATCGAGCTGGTTACAGATAGCTATTATGAAAAGGAAATTGTCTATCAAAATCAAATTGATAAAGAACAGGTTACTCTGGATCAAGGAAAGGATGTGATCAGTCTTAATTCGCAAAAAAAGGTTGTTCTGATAGATTTGCCCCATGGGGTGAAAGGAACTTTGCATTTGTACCGACCATCGGATGTTAGCCTTGATAAAATCTTACCGTTACAGGGGAAAGAAAATGGTAAAATCGAGGTTCCGGTTGGGAAACTTAAGGCAGGGTATTGGAAAGCTCAATTGAATTGGGAAGAGAATGGCGTAGCTTATTACCAGGAAAAGAAAATGACTTTTTAAGATGCTTTGGACTGCTATAGTTTTAGGGTTTTTAGGTTCATTCCATTGCGTAGGAATGTGCGGTCCTATTGCCTTGGCAGTTGGGGGTTCAAACAAGAATACTTTTCTTTTAAAGAAGATGATCTATCATTTCGGACGTAGTTTAACGTACGCCTTATTAGGATTGATTGTAGGAAGTTTGGGGTTTTCTTTGGCCTTGGCAGGAATACAACAAGGCTTATCTATTGCCATGGGTGTGGCAATTGTGATTTTGGCGATTAGCTTTAAAAAGTCTGATCTATTAATGGAGAAATCATTTTTTTCCAACTTTATCCTTTGGATAAAAAGAAAGCTGGGATTCTATATTAAATCTGGAAAAACTTCTGCCTATTTGACTACAGGGATGATCAATGGACTATTGCCTTGTGGTATGGTCTATATGGCACTTGTAGCAGCTTTAGGGATGCAAAATCCCTGGACAGGGGCAGCATATATGTTTTTCTTCGGGCTAGGAACTATACCTCTATTGCTAATACTCATGTTTTCTGGCAGTCTTTTTTCAATTCAAACCAGAGTAAAACTCCAATCTTTGATTCCTTATTTGGGAGTCTTAATTGGAGTGTTATTTATTTTTCGGGGTTTAGGTCTTGGAGGTTTTGGTTTGAGCCCTGAAATCCAACTTTATGAGTATGGCACCCAACAAGTTGAAATAACTGTTTGCCGTTAGATAGCCTTGCTAAAAAGCTGTCTTTGGGTTTTGCTTTCAGCGAGTTTTAGGTCAAACTGCATGCAGATATGCCTGATCACCGCGATCCCTTGAGAATTCACCTTTAGCTTACTTTTATCTATTGAAAGTAAACCTTCCCATTGCATCTCTTTTAGGTTGAAGATTTGTTTTTCATTTAAACTTTCCCAGATATCTAAAGGGATTTCTGCTTGGTGTTGACAAATAATATCCAATATAATTTCACGTACAATGATATCTTTTTCACTCAAGAGATGACCTTTTTGAAAAGCCCAGGAGTCATTATTTATCATACCCTGATATGCCTCAATGTTTTTCTCATTCTGTGCATAGGCCAAATGAATATCGCTGATACTACTAGCTCCTAATCCAATAAGGATTTTAGAGGGAGAAGTGGTGTATCCCATGAAGTTTCGATGTAAGGTGTCGTTTGTTTTGGCAGTATAAAGAGGGTCGTTAGGAAGCGCAAAATGGTCCATTCCTATTTCTCTATAACCTATTTTGATCAAATTTGCTTTACCAAATTCATATAACTCTCTTTTTTGATTGTCATTGGGTAAGTAGCTTTCATAGCTTTTTTGTGCTGGAAAAACACTTGGAAGATGTGCGTAGGAATAAAAGGCAATTCGATCTGGACGCAACATCTTAACTTTCTCGAAAGTAGTGTATAAGGTGTCCAATGTTTGATGAGGAAGCCCATAAATGAGATCGAAATTAACCGATTGATACCCTGTTTGCCTAGCAATTGTAGTGGCTTCTTGGACTTTCTCAAATGGCTGGATTCTATGAATTGCTTGCTGAACTTTCATATCAAAATCCTGAATCCCATAGCTGACCCGATCAAAGCCTAGTTTATGTAATTCTTCCAAATGCTCTAAGGTGGTATTGTTGGGGTGCCCCTCAAAACTGAATTCGGCATCATCCATAACCTCCGAGGAATTTAGAATTTCTTGAAGGAAAAAAGAAAGTGATGAAGGTTTGAAGAAGGTTGGAGTTCCACCACCCAAATGTATTCCTGCGAGTTTTGGTTTTTCGCTAAATAGCTCAAGGTATCTTTTCCATTCTAATAGGATGGAATTTAAATAAGGTATTTCTACCTCATGATTTTTTGTGATCCTCTTATTACAACCACAATAAGTGCAAAGACTCTCGCAAAAAGGAAGGTGTATATAAAGTGTAATCCCTTTACTTTTTCCATAAAGTTTAAATGCTTCTTTCACTTTGTTTTCCCAATCCTCTGAACTGATATTGTTATCCCAAAGGGGGACGGTTGGGTAGGAAGTGTACCTTGGTGCAGGTTTATTGTACTTTTGAATTAATTCTGGGGATAGCTTCATTCCATTCTCTTTTTACAAAAATGGGGAGAAGCAAAGTAGGATTCAGTGACCAGATTAAGTCAAAAACCTGATTAAAATCAGTTATTGGATAAGGTTAGTTTGAATTAGTAAGAAGGTGGGTTTTTCTTTAATCCAATAAGAAATTGTTCAAGAAACTACTTTTCAGTAAGAGCCAAATAAAGAATAGAACCATACCCCAGAATAAATAAACCCGATAGTAATCTGAGGTTTCTTTATATCTGTTTTCCAGGATTTCTGCTTTTTCCATAGTATCAATCCTGTCAAAAATATTATTCAATGTACCTCCATCAGAAGCTCTGAAAAATTCACCATTTCCAATTTTGGCTATTTCCCTAAGATTAGTTTCATCAAGATAGCTTTCTACCATCTGAGGTCTTCCAAAAAAGTCTGTTCCATAGGGTACCATTCCATCTTTACCTACCGCGATGGTGTAAATCTTAATGTCTAGTGCAGAAGCCAGTTGAGCAGCAAATAAAGGGTCTACATTACCAGCATTACTTTCACCATCACTTAGCAATATTAATACCTTAGAAGCAGATTCAGATTCTTTCATTCGATTGGTGGCAGATGCGATTGCCGAACCGATGGCAGTTCCTTTTGCTTCCATCATGTTGAAGGAAATATCTTGAATGAGGTCAGTGAGTAATTTGTAATCATTGGTAAGTGGAGCCAAGGAGTAGGCTTCACCAGCAAATACCACCATACCTATTCTATCACCAAAACGACCATTAATAAAGTCAATCGCTGTAGCTTTAGCAGCTTCCAGTCGATTGGGTTTAAAATCCTGCAAATCCATGGATTCTGAAATATCCATGACTAGCATGATATCAATACCTTCAGTAAATTGTTCTACTCTTTCATTACTTTTTTGCGGTCTTGCCAAAGCAATAATGACCATTATCAGAGCTAGGAAGAAAAAACCTGTAGGTATTAACCTAAGGTAAGTCCAAGGGTTATTATTGGCTACCTTTTTAGGCAGAGAAAGCTCCAGAACCGGGTTCTTTAAGAATTTGACAAACTTTCTAAAAAGCATCAACAAAGGAATGATCCAAAGTAGATTAAGAACCCAAAGATTAGCCCATTCGTAGGTTTTTAAGGTCTCTGGAAAAAACCAAGACCAGCTAAAGAATTCAGCTATTTGCTCTTGCATGATCCAGTTTTTTTAATTTTTCTAAATGCTTTTCTTTTGCGACTTGAAGTAGGAAGTCGGTAGCCTCATTGCTTTTTTCGGTTCCCCCTGCGTAAATAATCAAATCAATGGCTCGGAGTGCCTTAAATACTTCCTGATCTCCCATTTTTTCACCAATCTCACTTGAAGTCCATTCTTGGAACGGTTGCTTTGTAAGATGTTCCATGTAAGATTTCCATAGACCTTGAACTTCATCAGCACGTTGCAAAGTAGGATTGGCCTCCAAGTCTGAGGTTTGCTTTTTCCAATCCTTTTCAAATTTATTCCAGCGTCTTTTCTCCCTGCGATCTTTCAATAATCGTTTGATTCTATCCGCAAATAAGAAATAGAAGACAATTAGAAGAAGAAGAACTCCTCCCAAAACGACTGCAATAACAATCCAATTAGTAGGTTTTTCTAAAGGCTGATAAACGTTGTTTTCTCGAAAAGCAGGCTTTTCAGGAATACTGTCCAAAGTTAATTTCAGCTTAAGTTCAGCCTCCAGCGGGAAATGAGTTATACTGTCATATCTGGCAATCTCATAAACAGGAAGAGATAGGTAAACACTGGGTTCCAGAGAGAAGTTTGAAACATAATAGATCGAACTATCTTGTGTTATACCCTCTGCAGTGCTAGAAATAAATGTCTTTTTCTCCAAAAGAACCAATGGAGAAAAGTCATATACAGAATCAGGAAAAATTAATTGTTTATCTTCTGGGTAGGTAGCTTTTAGTACATACCCAACACGTTCTCCTAATTTGGCAGAATCTTGAAGGAAATACCCATTCACATTTACTTCTTGCGCAAAAGTGATGATTGGGAAAAAGAATAAAAGAAGTGTCTTGCTGATTTTACCCACGCTTCATTCTTTTATTTCGGTATTTGAATAATTCAATCAAAGGCGCTACAATATCATCTGAAGTATCGATTTTGAGATAGTTAATCTGATTTTTCTTACAGATTTCTTGCAGGTTTACCCTTTCGGAAGAAAAAGTATCTGCAATTTTTTTAGAAAAACTTCCAAAAGCAGTATTAACCCACGTGGTCTTGCCTTCCTCTTTGTCATAAATAGGGATTATTCCCAATGCAGGTAAGGCAGATTCCCTGGGATCTGTAAGTTGGATAGCGACTAAGTCATGTCGCTCTGCCAATGCTCTAAAGGGCCTTTCATAACCCTCATCAATAAAATCTGATATCACAATAATGACACTTCGTTTTTTGATCATGTTCAGAGAGAAGGTAAACATGGAGTTAAGGTCTGTCTTGTAAGACTTGTTTTCATGGTCAAAAATTCCCCTGATGATTTTAACTCCTTGTTTTGGGCCTTTTCCAGGCATGATGATATTTTCTTTCTGATCAGAATAACTGATCAAAGCTACCTGACTACCATCAAAAACTGCTGCAAGATTTAAGACTCCTGCAATAATTTTACCCTGATCAATCTTCTTATTACCTGCTTGGCCAATATCTTGACTCCCGCTGATATCTAATAAAAAGTATACACATTGATCCTTATCTTCTCGGAAAGTCTTTACGAAGGTGCCATGACCTTTTGCTGATACTTTCCATTCGATGGTTCTGACGTCATCACCATACTGATATGGACGCAAATCATCAAATTCTAGACCCGAACCTTTGAACAGAGATTGGTAATCTCCTTGAAGGTGGTTGTTAGCCACTTTTCGGATCATTATCTCATATTTTCGAAGTTTACTGAATAGTTGATTCATTCCGGGTGATTTGAACCGCCTAAGTTAAAGTACTAGGACGAATTATAAAATCTGAGTTATATAAAGGGAGAAGGAAATATCCGTTAAAAAACCATAATTTTGAGTTGTGAAACGAATAATGCTAGTTTGCTTAAGTATTCTTTTGCTCTTCGGATGCAGTAAGAATAATAAACCAGAAGGACTCCTTAGTGAGGATAAAATGGTTAATGTCCTGGTAGATATACACTTGACAGAAGGGATTGCCAGTGCCCTGCCTATCTCATTCGATTCTTCAGAGGTGCTTTATACTTTAATGGAAAAAGAACTCTTTGAAAAACACCAAGTAGAAGATTCTGTTTTCACTAATAGCCTCAGATATTACTTACAGTACCCAAAAGTGATGGATGAAATGTATGAACGAGTCCTTGACTCATTGGCGTCAAAAGAAACAGAAGGAATCAAAAAAGATCCAGGAGAAATTTTCTAATGCAATATCCAACCAATTTAGATCATAAAATAAATTTTATTAAAGTAAAAGAACTGCTTAAGGAAGAATGTACCTCTGCCTTGGGAAGAAGCTTTGTAGATAAAATTTCCTTTTCATCGGACCCCAGATTGGTAACCAAACTTCTGGATCAAACAGAAGAGTTTTTTAATATTCTGATTTCAGGAGAGGTTTTTCCCTCCTCTAATTTTACAAACCTACATCCGTATTTAGAGAAAGCGAAGTTGGAAGGAGCTTATCTAGATGAAGAAGATTTTCATGAAATAAAATTGTCCTTGCAGACTTTGAAAGGATGTGTTGCTTTCTTTCAAAAGTTTGGA
Above is a window of Algoriphagus machipongonensis DNA encoding:
- the ccoG gene encoding cytochrome c oxidase accessory protein CcoG, with product MAKKNPHLNPENFRDSLATVQDDGKRNWVYPKKVKGLFYKYRTYLSWLLLAILFAGPFIKVDGRPWLLFNIFERKFIIFGAVFWPQDTYLLIFLLLIFFLFVILFTVVFGRVFCGWACPQTLFMEMVFRKIEYWIEGDANQQRALNNAPWNSEKIIKKGGKTLIFALISLMIGHLVMAYLIGVDQVIEVVTQPPSAHMAGFIGLIAFSGIFMFVFSWFREQACLVVCPYGRLQGVLLDDNSINVMYDFVRGEPRGPIRKTKLEEEPKGDCVDCNLCVQVCPTGIDIRNGIQMECVNCTACIDACDEVMEKVDRPKGLIRYASNNSIKKGFQKLITGRVKAYSVILLILVGAFIALISTREPINGTVTRFPGMTFQEREDGRVSNLYEITLINKTFEPQKVVLEPLAEGMDLEVVGDTHWTLEPQSKFEGRFFLVRNQSDVKVNQEEVHLKLSAEGEEYGDIKTNFMAPVNK
- a CDS encoding FixH family protein, whose product is MNWGKGIMLSIIGFICVVMTMVVISVRMDGIELVTDSYYEKEIVYQNQIDKEQVTLDQGKDVISLNSQKKVVLIDLPHGVKGTLHLYRPSDVSLDKILPLQGKENGKIEVPVGKLKAGYWKAQLNWEENGVAYYQEKKMTF
- a CDS encoding sulfite exporter TauE/SafE family protein, coding for MLWTAIVLGFLGSFHCVGMCGPIALAVGGSNKNTFLLKKMIYHFGRSLTYALLGLIVGSLGFSLALAGIQQGLSIAMGVAIVILAISFKKSDLLMEKSFFSNFILWIKRKLGFYIKSGKTSAYLTTGMINGLLPCGMVYMALVAALGMQNPWTGAAYMFFFGLGTIPLLLILMFSGSLFSIQTRVKLQSLIPYLGVLIGVLFIFRGLGLGGFGLSPEIQLYEYGTQQVEITVCR
- the hemN gene encoding oxygen-independent coproporphyrinogen III oxidase, producing MKLSPELIQKYNKPAPRYTSYPTVPLWDNNISSEDWENKVKEAFKLYGKSKGITLYIHLPFCESLCTYCGCNKRITKNHEVEIPYLNSILLEWKRYLELFSEKPKLAGIHLGGGTPTFFKPSSLSFFLQEILNSSEVMDDAEFSFEGHPNNTTLEHLEELHKLGFDRVSYGIQDFDMKVQQAIHRIQPFEKVQEATTIARQTGYQSVNFDLIYGLPHQTLDTLYTTFEKVKMLRPDRIAFYSYAHLPSVFPAQKSYESYLPNDNQKRELYEFGKANLIKIGYREIGMDHFALPNDPLYTAKTNDTLHRNFMGYTTSPSKILIGLGASSISDIHLAYAQNEKNIEAYQGMINNDSWAFQKGHLLSEKDIIVREIILDIICQHQAEIPLDIWESLNEKQIFNLKEMQWEGLLSIDKSKLKVNSQGIAVIRHICMQFDLKLAESKTQRQLFSKAI
- a CDS encoding vWA domain-containing protein, giving the protein MQEQIAEFFSWSWFFPETLKTYEWANLWVLNLLWIIPLLMLFRKFVKFLKNPVLELSLPKKVANNNPWTYLRLIPTGFFFLALIMVIIALARPQKSNERVEQFTEGIDIMLVMDISESMDLQDFKPNRLEAAKATAIDFINGRFGDRIGMVVFAGEAYSLAPLTNDYKLLTDLIQDISFNMMEAKGTAIGSAIASATNRMKESESASKVLILLSDGESNAGNVDPLFAAQLASALDIKIYTIAVGKDGMVPYGTDFFGRPQMVESYLDETNLREIAKIGNGEFFRASDGGTLNNIFDRIDTMEKAEILENRYKETSDYYRVYLFWGMVLFFIWLLLKSSFLNNFLLD
- a CDS encoding DUF58 domain-containing protein is translated as MNQLFSKLRKYEIMIRKVANNHLQGDYQSLFKGSGLEFDDLRPYQYGDDVRTIEWKVSAKGHGTFVKTFREDKDQCVYFLLDISGSQDIGQAGNKKIDQGKIIAGVLNLAAVFDGSQVALISYSDQKENIIMPGKGPKQGVKIIRGIFDHENKSYKTDLNSMFTFSLNMIKKRSVIIVISDFIDEGYERPFRALAERHDLVAIQLTDPRESALPALGIIPIYDKEEGKTTWVNTAFGSFSKKIADTFSSERVNLQEICKKNQINYLKIDTSDDIVAPLIELFKYRNKRMKRG
- a CDS encoding DUF4296 domain-containing protein is translated as MKRIMLVCLSILLLFGCSKNNKPEGLLSEDKMVNVLVDIHLTEGIASALPISFDSSEVLYTLMEKELFEKHQVEDSVFTNSLRYYLQYPKVMDEMYERVLDSLASKETEGIKKDPGEIF